A DNA window from Ranitomeya imitator isolate aRanImi1 chromosome 2, aRanImi1.pri, whole genome shotgun sequence contains the following coding sequences:
- the CCDC43 gene encoding coiled-coil domain-containing protein 43 isoform X1 — protein sequence MAAPSEQVVDGDFGAWLDERLEALGMDPEVYPAYIKGVLREEDNAEERDEALRGILSAFLEEDSIEDVCLEIVTKWCEAEKASRVQAKADDEVEALTSMIEKQAQIVVKPKEVSEVEQQRKAALLAQYANVTDDEAADEDEDAASAAAIQSNERSLFKNTNLEDLVNARKHERDALREASQKKKEQDKQQRDKDKQAKQDRKEKEKKRTQKGERKR from the exons atggcggcgcccagcgagcAGGTGGTGGACGGTGATTTCGGGGCATGGCTGGACGAGCGGCTGGAGGCTCTGGGGATGGACCCGGAGGTGTACCCGGCCTACATTAAGGGGGTGCTGCGGGAGGAGGACAATGCCGAGGAGAGGGACGAGGCGCTGAGGGGCATCCTATCCGCCTTCCTG GAAGAAGACTCCATAGAAGATGTCTGTCTAGAGATAGTCACCAAGTGGTGTGAAgccgagaaggcatccagagtccaGGCTAAAGCAGATG ATGAAGTGGAAGCTCTCACCAGCATGATAGAAAAACAGGCACAAATCGTGGTAAAGCCCAAGGAGGTGTCGGAAGTAGAGCAGCAGAGAAAGGCTGCTCTCCTGGCACAGTATGCCAATGTTACAGATGATGAAG CTGCAGATGAAGATGAGGACGCTGCCAGTGCTGCTGCCATCCAGAGCAATGAAAGAT CTCTTTTCAAGAACACCAATCTGGAAGACCTTGTGAATGCCAGGAAACATGAACGAGATGCGTTGCGGGAGGCATCTCAAAAGAAGAAAGAGCAAGACAAGCAACAACGGGACAAAGATAAACAAGCCAAGCAAGATCGAAAAGAGAAGGAGAAGAAGCGCACACAAAAGGGAGAGCGCAAGCGATAA
- the CCDC43 gene encoding coiled-coil domain-containing protein 43 isoform X2, whose translation MAAPSEQVVDGDFGAWLDERLEALGMDPEVYPAYIKGVLREEDNAEERDEALRGILSAFLEEDSIEDVCLEIVTKWCEAEKASRVQAKADDEVEALTSMIEKQAQIVVKPKEVSEVEQQRKAALLAQYANVTDDEAYPSLLQHQMTGLQCFYLAADNKGIQVYG comes from the exons atggcggcgcccagcgagcAGGTGGTGGACGGTGATTTCGGGGCATGGCTGGACGAGCGGCTGGAGGCTCTGGGGATGGACCCGGAGGTGTACCCGGCCTACATTAAGGGGGTGCTGCGGGAGGAGGACAATGCCGAGGAGAGGGACGAGGCGCTGAGGGGCATCCTATCCGCCTTCCTG GAAGAAGACTCCATAGAAGATGTCTGTCTAGAGATAGTCACCAAGTGGTGTGAAgccgagaaggcatccagagtccaGGCTAAAGCAGATG ATGAAGTGGAAGCTCTCACCAGCATGATAGAAAAACAGGCACAAATCGTGGTAAAGCCCAAGGAGGTGTCGGAAGTAGAGCAGCAGAGAAAGGCTGCTCTCCTGGCACAGTATGCCAATGTTACAGATGATGAAGCATATCCTTCACTTTTACAGCACCAAATGACTGGCTTGCAGTGTTTTTACTTGGCAGCAGACAACAAgggcatacaagtctatgg ATGA